The Variovorax sp. PMC12 genome segment GTTCTCCACCACGATGTCGGCCTGCGCCGCCATCTGCCTGAGCAGCGCCTGCCCGTCGGGCGTGGCCATGTCGACCGTGACCGAGCGCTTGTTGCGGTTGCAGGCGGTGAAGTAGCTGGCCTGGTCGGTGTCGTTGCCGTCGGCGTCCTTGATGAAGGGCGGGCCCCAGGTGCGCGTGTCGTCGCCGACGCCGGGGCGCTCGATCTTGACGACGTCGGCGCCCAGGTCCGCCAGGATCTGCGTGCACCACGGGCCCGCGAGCACGCGGGACAGATCGAGGACCTTGATGCCGTCGAGTGCTGCGGGCTTGTTGCTCATGCGTTCGATCAGTTCGCGAACGCCGCGATGCCGGTGATGGCGCGGCCCAGGATCAGCGCGTGGATGTCGTGCGTGCCTTCGTAGGTGTTGACCACTTCCAGGTTCACCAGGTGGCGTGCCACGCCGAATTCGTCGCTGATGCCGTTGCCGCCCATCATGTCGCGCGCCATGCGGGCGATGTCCAGCGACTTGCCGCAGTTGTTGCGCTTCATGATCGAGGTGATTTCGACGGCGGCAATGCCCTCGTCCTTCATGCGGCCCAGGCGCAGGCTGCCTTGCAGGCCCAGCGTGATCTCGGTCTGCATGTCGGCCAGCTTCTTCTGGATGAGCTGGTTGGCGGCCAGCGGGCGGCCGAACTGCTTGCGGTCCAGCGTGTACTGGCGGGCGCGGTGCCAGCAGTCTTCGGCGGCGCCCAGGGCACCCCACGAGATGCCGTAGCGGGCGCTGTTCAGGCAGGTGAAGGGGCCCTTGAGGCCCTGCACTTCGGGGAAGGCGTTCTCTTCGGGGCAGAACACGCCGTCCATCACGATCTCGCCGGTGATGCTGGCGCGCAGGCCGACCTTGCCGTGGATGGCGGGGGCGCTCAGGCCCTTCATGCCCTTCTCGAGCACGAAGCCGCGGATGGGGCCGACCGTGCCGCTTTCGCTGACTTCCTTGGCCCACACCACGAACACGTCGGCGATGGGCGAGTTGCTGATCCACATCTTCGAGCCGCTGAGCGAGTAGCCGCCCGGCACCTTCTTGGCGCGCGTGGCCATGCTGCCGGGGTCGGAGCCGTGGTCGGGCTCGGTCAGGCCGAAGCAGCCGATCCATTCGCCGGTGGCGAGCTTGGGCAGGAACTTCTGCTTCTGCGCTTCGGTGCCGAATTCGAAGATCGGCACCATCACCAGCGAGCTCTGCACGCTGGCCATCGAGCGGTAGCCCGAATCGACGCGCTCGACTTCGCGGGCGATCAGGCCGTAGGCCACGTAGTTGAGGCCGGGGCCGCCGTATTGCTCGGGGATGGTCGGGCCGAGCAGGCCGAGCGCGCCCATCTCGCGGAAGATGGCCGGGTCGGTCTCGCCGGTGCGGAAGCCTTCAGTGACGCGGGGCGCCAGGCGCTCCTGGCAGTAGGCGTTGGCCGCGTCGCGGATCATGCGTTCTTCGTCGGTCAGTTGCTGGTCGAGAAGAAGGGGGTCATCCCAGTGGAATTGCGCTTTGGCGGCCATGTGGCTGTCTCCGGAGAAGGGGGAAGAAAACAAAAAGAGGGGGATCGGTCGATCCTAGCCACGCGCAAGCCATGACGCAAACGAGGATTCCTCACCCAGATATGCGTTTGTAGAATGTCTTGCAAGATGTTCGGGCAGCGTCTTCATTGGCGAGCGCTGCGTTCCATTCATACTTTCCAGGCATACATGCATGCGCCGCAAGATCCCGCCCCTGCAGACCCTGGTGTGCTTCGACGCCGCCGCGCGCCACGAGAGCTACACGCGCGCCGCGCAGGAGCTGGCCCTCACGCAGAGCGCGGTGTCGCGCCAGATCGGCACGCTCGAAGCCTTCCTGGGCGTGGCGCTGTTCCGCCGCACACGGCACGGCGTGGCGCTCACCGCCAGCGGCGCGGCCTATGCGCGGCAGACGGCCAAGCGCCTCGAGGCCATGGAGCGCGACACGCTCGACGCGATGGCCCACCAGGGCGAAGGCGGCTCGCTCTCGCTGGCGGCCGTGCCCACCTTCGCCACCCGCTGGCTCATGCCGCGCCTGAAAGGTTTCGCGGCGCTGCAGCCCGACGTGGTGGTGCACATCGAGACACGCACCCGTCCCTTCCTGTTCGCGGATGCCGAGTTCGACGCCGCGCTCTACGCTGGCACGCCCGCGCAGGTCGAGAACTGGGCCGGCACGCATGCGCTGCTGCTGATGCACGAAGACGTGGTGCCGGTGTGCAGCCCCGCCCTGCTGCCGCGCGGCAAGGCCGTGACGCCGGCTGCCATCGCGAAGATGCCGCTGCTGCAGCAGAGCACCCGGCCCGACGGCTGGCGCCAGTGGTTCGACGCGCAGCAGATCGACGCACCCAACGCGCGCGGCGGACCGCGCTACGAGCTGTTCTCCATCCTCGCGGCCGCAGCGTCCCATGGCCTCGGCGTGGCGCTGATGCCGACGATGCTGGTGGCCGACGAACTGGCGCGCGGCGAGCTTGTCGTCGCATGCGCGCGGCCCCTGTCGGGCGAGCGCAACTACTACCTCGTCACGCCCGAGCGCGCCGACCAGCGGCCGCTCTTGAAGTTCTTCAGCGACTGGCTGCTCGGGCAGGCGCGGCAAGGGTGAGCGGCGGCGCGCCGGGCAGGTCGACGAGCGCTTGCGGCATCACGGCGGTGCTCATGGGGTGTTCCCGCCCAGCACTTGTTCCGGTGCAATCTTCTTCGGCGGCGAAATGCGCCGCGGCCTGAACGGCCCCGCGACCTTCTCCAGCCACGGATCGCACACGGCACGGAGTTGAGGATCGATCTTGAACTGCGGATCGCGCGCGTCGAACAGAACCGACTTCTTCGCCTGCGCCCGCACCAGCGCGAAGGCGTCTTTCTCGGAGCGGCTGTTGTCGAACATGAGCGTCATGTTCGCGATCTGCGCCGCATGCCCGACCGCCGCCTGCGTGCGGGGAAAGCGCTCGATGAGCTTCCTGCGGTCCACGTCGTGGCCGCCCTGCTGCTTGCGGGTGCTCACGCGAAAGACGGACATGTCGACCGACACCAGGCCGACGAAGAGCAGCACGACGAAATAGCCCGCCTGCTGCATCGCGCGGATGTCGTCCGCCTTGGATTCGTGGCCGCCGCCGGGCAGCGGCTTCCAGTGCGAGAAAACCGTCTCGAACGCGAAGGGCATGCGCTGGTCCATCACCAGGCTCTTGAAGGCGCGCACGCCTTCCTGCGACAGGATCTGCCACTTCAGGTCGTCGTCGCGCAGCTGCTGGGCCCAGGGCGGGATATGCCCGGTACGGGGGTCGGCGTCCGGCAGGATCGACATCATCATGCGATCGGCGTTGATGAGCGGCATGCGCAGCGACGCAGCCAGGCGCGAGTACCACAGCGTGGACTTGCCGGAGCCGTTGTGGCCGGCAAGAACGAAGGCCACCGGGCGCGGCCCCTGCGTCTGCTCGAGCAGCTTCTCGAGACCGGGTGGGCGGCGGCTCACGCCTTGCTCGCGCGGAACCTGCCGTCGACCAGCCGGCCGATCACCTGGGTACCGTCGGCGGACTCGCGGATGACCTTGGTCGGGTCCTGCGGGTAGGCGTAGTAGGCGAATATCCTGGCTGCGTTGGGTCCGCGAAAGACCACCGCCCTGTCGATGCCGGGCTTGTTGAGCGCACGGGCCGCCTTCTTCAGCAGCACCGTGGTGTTGTCCTCGGGGCGCACTGCCGGCCGCGCCGCCTTGCCGACCTTCACCAGCGCCATGCCGCGCCCCAGCGTCGCAACCGAGCGGCCCTGCACCAGTTGCCCCGTGGCGCTCGCACGCGCGGTCGTCGTCTTTTCTCTTGCCATGGCCGGATGATCGCTCAAAAACGGCGGCACGGCGCATGCCGCGGACCCGTGTCCGGAAACGGCGAGCGCAGGCAGTGCCGAAGCCGGAAACTCCGCGCATGACAAGCCCCGCCTCTCTCGTCGCAGCGCTCGACTGGCCCCGCATCGAAACCGAGCTCGCCAACCGCGGCTGCGCAACCACCGGCGTGCTGTTCACGTCGCAGGAGTGCGCCGCGCTCACGGCGATGTACGACCGGCCCGCCCACTTCCGCAGCCGCGTCGTCATGCAGCGCCACGGCTTCGGCCAGGGC includes the following:
- a CDS encoding zeta toxin family protein, translating into MSRRPPGLEKLLEQTQGPRPVAFVLAGHNGSGKSTLWYSRLAASLRMPLINADRMMMSILPDADPRTGHIPPWAQQLRDDDLKWQILSQEGVRAFKSLVMDQRMPFAFETVFSHWKPLPGGGHESKADDIRAMQQAGYFVVLLFVGLVSVDMSVFRVSTRKQQGGHDVDRRKLIERFPRTQAAVGHAAQIANMTLMFDNSRSEKDAFALVRAQAKKSVLFDARDPQFKIDPQLRAVCDPWLEKVAGPFRPRRISPPKKIAPEQVLGGNTP
- a CDS encoding acyl-CoA dehydrogenase; its protein translation is MAAKAQFHWDDPLLLDQQLTDEERMIRDAANAYCQERLAPRVTEGFRTGETDPAIFREMGALGLLGPTIPEQYGGPGLNYVAYGLIAREVERVDSGYRSMASVQSSLVMVPIFEFGTEAQKQKFLPKLATGEWIGCFGLTEPDHGSDPGSMATRAKKVPGGYSLSGSKMWISNSPIADVFVVWAKEVSESGTVGPIRGFVLEKGMKGLSAPAIHGKVGLRASITGEIVMDGVFCPEENAFPEVQGLKGPFTCLNSARYGISWGALGAAEDCWHRARQYTLDRKQFGRPLAANQLIQKKLADMQTEITLGLQGSLRLGRMKDEGIAAVEITSIMKRNNCGKSLDIARMARDMMGGNGISDEFGVARHLVNLEVVNTYEGTHDIHALILGRAITGIAAFAN
- a CDS encoding LysR substrate-binding domain-containing protein, with product MRRKIPPLQTLVCFDAAARHESYTRAAQELALTQSAVSRQIGTLEAFLGVALFRRTRHGVALTASGAAYARQTAKRLEAMERDTLDAMAHQGEGGSLSLAAVPTFATRWLMPRLKGFAALQPDVVVHIETRTRPFLFADAEFDAALYAGTPAQVENWAGTHALLLMHEDVVPVCSPALLPRGKAVTPAAIAKMPLLQQSTRPDGWRQWFDAQQIDAPNARGGPRYELFSILAAAASHGLGVALMPTMLVADELARGELVVACARPLSGERNYYLVTPERADQRPLLKFFSDWLLGQARQG